Within the Cotesia glomerata isolate CgM1 linkage group LG6, MPM_Cglom_v2.3, whole genome shotgun sequence genome, the region AATATCAACTAAgtaaataatgaattcttAAGAAAGAAAGTCACAATATAAAATCGTTTGGTGTTTACAATAGTAAGACATTCATATAAGAGTATAATTGTAAAgcgtaatttaataattcaagaGTGAGTAATTGTGAATGTAATAGCCGCGTACAATGATAAATATTCGAATAGTAAGcaaaaaatacatagaaaGGTGACACACTGTCCTTGACCTACCTTGACTCGAGGGAATTAACGCAAGTTGGCTTCATTTGTGACGTTAACACCGATCCGGTTTAGAATacttgattttataaaatatataatgtaatttaatttaaaaaaaaaaaaaaaaaaaacttatttaatttattataaattattaatggtATGTTTTAGGCAAAATCACAGTGAAATAGAGAAACGAAGACGCGATAAAATGAATACTTACATCACTGAATTATCAGCGATGATACCGATGTGCCATGCAATGTCTAGAAAATTAGATAAGCTCACTGTATTACGTATGGCAGTGCAACATATTAAGACAATATTAGGCGCAGTTACAACTTACACTGAGGGTCATTACAAGCCGGCGTTTCTCAGCGAACAAGAGTTGAAAACTTTGATCCTTCAGGTAAACTTTTATccctaaaatattttatattttaaagtgaattgaaatatttagGAAATAGGAAGTATATATCAAGAAAACTCAAGTAGTATAGTAGGTAGGGTACTTTGTAGTCAGCGAGGACCCTTATAAGAGGTACTTCAAGTTATTCCTCCTGTAGTTTATATATTGGTGGCTGCGGAGGTTTATTATATGCATCGATAAGACTTCATCGCGACAGAGACTTGAAACTTAACGATTACATAACACGTTACATTTGACCTGTCGCAACAATTATGCTCTCTTACTTCTATTCTGTACTCACAGCTATCAACTATTATTTCCCAATATATCAACAATATTTCTACGGACAATgctcaattaattataaattataacatgACAAAACTTTAACTTGAGCATTAAACTGTCAATATTATAAACTAAAACAAAttgtttagttatttttaaaaaatttcaagcctTGAGGTGAGTTTTTACGGTTGTACGGCTTTTAAATATCTCTTATAATCGGTTCACACCTGAAAAATAAgcatagttaaaaataaaatatgtaaatggatttaattaaatcctaAACTGTGTTATAAAAGCggtaaaatagttatttattacCAGTCAGTATATATGactatgtatttatatatttttataaccctTTCTCGGTTGTTTTGCCTATTGACTATGACTCTTTATCCCCTTTCTCTTAAAACGATTACCTTAGTGTTACGTACAGCAAATAGCAGTACGCGTGGGTCTTTAATAAAAGTATCAGCCAGTCTTGAGTCTCGTGAATGCAACAGCAGACTTAATATAAAACTTATGCACACGATTTCAGCTTTTTTCCTCACTGAACTCTGAGGTCAATTCACTCGAGTGTAACTCGGCGTTAAAGACACCTAAGTGCGCTTAagagtttattttaaagtaaCAATCCACAGTCATTAGTTAGTCATTACTCATCAttggattaattattaaatcaattgtttAACCAACCATACGGAAAAAATTAGCAGTCActggattattttttagttttttttttttttttttaacagataaatttgttctgaaaattatttttaaaaaaatgcatttttaatttttttttatccataatttatttgttaaaaaaatttttaaatatctgctaaattaattttcatacttatAGAAAAGtgttaatttcttctttgattTGATTTAATGAACTGCAGTCAATGAATTGTCTCTCAAACAAACGCACAGTTATCTATTTAAATCTTTAATGCTTTCACGTTTATCGCATTCTCCTTTGGCTGCATATATGTTTTAagctatatgtatatataactAAAACCTTTGTATTATATCACGTATTATATGTACGAACATAGGTCTCAGGATATTGGTTTCACTAACCACACCCAGACATACCAGATTTAAATCCTTGATTTAAAATACCAACACCGAGTACTCTACTGTGatctaaaaacaatttttatatttttaatcgtATAGCACAGTACATTGTACAATTCGATTACGAAATATCAGGAAGAAATAGAATTTGTTGTTTAAATATAtcttatgttttttaatatttcacttttttatcTTTCGATATAAGTATATTCGAGTACAGATTGCGAGATATAAATAATATGCCGTACTAGATTCTAGTGATAACAAATTATGTCTATTAATGTatgtttttaatgaaaaatttaattgcgcTTAGTGAACCGTGACAAAATAAAAGAgcttgttaatttataattcatactttatcgtaagaatttttttctctgatCGTCTGAAGACAGTATATACATAAcgcaatataatatttattagctTTTGATCTTAAATTATCAGCGATGAACTACTTGTTTATGGACTTGTTCACTTCCTTCAATGACGTATGTCTCCAATTTTCATCTGggagttaaaatctaaaaataaaaatttttaagttattaaatcAGTCTAATTTTGTAgataataaatacattatGTAGTTTTTCTTACAATTCTTACGGTAAATACTGcaaattaatagttttattatttataatatatagcAGTAAAAcgacatttattaattgattattgattaaattacttgtttatttattgttttaatttttttaatcttaaaataattaccgagtatgcaaattttacaatataagCCTGAGGTTCTTGTGataatatgaataaattttataaatatctaatCTAACTTTATTCAATGAACAtgagtaataattttatttatttatttatgatatattatattgaacagttgtttgaaaaattagttatcAGATGAACTAATTGATCTATTAACTTGATTATTAAAACGTAAAAAtgagtgtaaatatttttacataagtttgattatttttacgGGGAAGACAGtactttattttgaaaaaaatgagcaatgttttaataagaaatattatttcttattacaGGCTGCTGATGGTTTTCTCTTTGTCGTCGGTTGTGATCGtgggaaaattttatatgtatcAGAATCTGTTTCTGAAATACTCAATTATTCTCAagtatttacttattttatataataactgaaacaaataataaacacAAATTACCAATATTGatgaatgtaaatttttaggaGGATTTACTGGGTCAAAGTTGGTTTGATATATTGCATCCAAAAGACGTAGCGAAAGTTAAAGAGCAATTATCTTCATCAGACTTAAGCCCGCGGGAAAGATTAATAGACGCGCGAAGTAAGTATctcataataatattaatccttatatttatgtattattcaATTCTTCTCATTGGTAATTATTAACGTATAAATAATACTTcaagttaaatattataaattgagTGAGTAATCGTGACTTGGATTGCGTAAATGTCAGCTGAAAGTTTTGCGCATTTGGTATTTATCAACAAATTCCACAAAAGTTAACGCGTGTAATTaatattccttttttttttttttttaactaaattaatttattactgttgAATGCCGTACTGaagaaatattcaaataatgCAAAAATGTAACTTgttacttaaatatttaatatatttatgttaAGCGATGCTTCCGGTGAAGACTGACGTACCGCATGATGTTTCAAGGCTGTGTCCCGGAGCAAGGAGATCATTTTTTTGTCGAATGAAGCGaaagttaattgaaaaatcttCCGGATGTAATGAGTCTCagattaaagaagaaatggaCCCTGCGATTGGTTGTCATCGCAGAAAAAAACAGCAAAGTACTGgtaagttattaaattaacaaattgagaagctgattttcaaaagggtatcttttcgttattttaaaagagcaatttttttaactttcaaatattaattacttcgagaattataaagatttctaaatgaaaatcgaattgTAGCTTCATAACCGATAgcactttatagctaaattaaaaaagttcaataaaaatatttataattgaagataaccagttttttgtctcgatcaatcaaaaatgaaaagataccTTTGTGAAACTcaactcaattatttaaaatttaaatagaaatgaaaataaattaaactattctattatttattttaagactGGAAATACTGTGTTATCCAGTGTACCGGTTATTTAAAGTCCTGGGGGCCGGCAAAACTCTGTGTGGAAGAGCAAGAAGGCGAAAGTGATGGTGAAGCAGGAAATTTATCTTGTCTAGTAGCTATTGGAAGAGTTCAACCAAGCTTACCAGCTCTCACTTCTAATTCATCGCGTACGCCGCGATTAAGGACCATTGAATTTGTTTCGCGGCATGCTACGGACGGAAAATTTCTTTTCGTCGACCAAAGGTTtgcttttacttttaaattgttactttgttttaaataaataaataaataattaaaagttagctttattatttttttgataattgtattttaattttaaaagttttgttatgatgaaagaaaaattctttagagCAAAAACTTTTCATTCAGGGCGACGATTGTGTTGGGTTTCTTGCCACAAGAACTTTTAGGAACAAGTATGTACGAATATTACCATCATGACGACATTCATCACCTTGCAGAGTCTCACAAAGCGGCACTTAAATCTTCCGAACGGGTTACGACACAGGTAATTACTTTTCTAAAACGGttattagttataattaatttttaaagttgctaataatttattttctttaaaggTTTATCGATTTAAAGCTAAAGGTGCTAGTATTGTAAGACTACAGTCCGAGTGGAGATCTTTTGAAAACCCATGGACCAAAGATGTTGAATATcttattgcaaaaaattcaGCTGTTtggtaagtatttattttttaagtttgcttgtttttttttctattaaataatatgttttatttttattttgtttagtaTCGATAGTCAAGAAAATAGTAGGTATGAGACGAGCTCAAATGTACAAGAGAATTATGACTTTTATACTCAAAGTAGGtacaaagaagaaaaaaaaaattttttaaaaagtataaaaataataatttacaattatttttaggtAACGCTAGTCTAGGACGACTAATCTCTAGTCAAGTAGAggtaatcatttttattatttattttataatctatattattaagagaattaggaaaattttttgatcagtGTACTTATGATAAATTaggtttttatagttaaatttggtatctatagattcataattaagaaatgaccttgtatcttgtgaactattgacatttttaaagatataagcccatcccgatgttacacttatcaagagctttcatttgagtacccacatgcatttttgatatatttttcatataaacatatataaatatataaaatatatgaaaaattgatgtgggtattcaaatgaaagctcttgatgagtgtaacatcggaatgagcttatatatcttaaaaaatgtcaataattaagaaatgacattttatctcgtgaactattgacatttttaaagatataagctcaccccgatgttacactcatcaagacttttcatttgagtacccacatcaatttttcatatattttatatatttatatatatatatatatatatatatattatatatatgtatatatgaaaaatatatcaaaaacgcatgtgggtactcaaataaaagctcttgatgagtataacatcgggatgagcttatatctttaaaaacttcaatagttaaaaaagtaaagtgcaatttaacaaaagtcattatttaaaaaagccaaattttatttattttattatataaaaaattttttaaagatctcAACGGCAGCATCTTCTGAAAGAGATCGTGATTCAACTCAATCCAGCATTGGCAATGAAGCGAATGACTTAACGCCGTTTAACAATGTCTTGCCAaatgtttcattaaatatgACTCATGATCAAGGTAATTGCCATTTATTATTCTGTCAATTAATGGcaactattttataaactaaagTACAATATGTTTTAGGAACGtcgagtgaaaaaaatatgttagaAATGATGGGAGATACGACTATAAGTGAAACTCCGAATCCTTTGACCACTGACGGAAGCGACGAAGCAGCCATGGCTGTAATAATGAGCCTCTTGGAAGCAGATGCTGGTCTAGGAGGCCCTGTAGACTTTTCGGGACTTCCTTGGCCGCTTCCTTAActtacaaatttaataaactccATTTATcataacataattaataactttaaaatgtCGTGATACTTCTCATGCACTCCTTTGAGTCTGGATTAAATAGACTCGTCtagtacaaataaaaaaaaaaaaatattcatcatCGGTTTATGTTAAGTGAtctgtaaatattatattaatgagtaatgagatattttataattgattattttggtgtttagttttattgaaatcatcgtgtaattaattattttttgccaaagtaatatattaattatttattaatatattagaTAGTAATTGTTGTTTGTATATGTatagttattttataatttttatcgtttACTTATGATTATATGGTGGAAAGGCttatacataaatatgtataaaaatacGTATGTATTAAAGTTCTTTTActgacttatttaaataaaattttttttgtaattttgtttgtatttaagtagcgttttctttttttattcataaaaaaaaattacagacaTTGTgtgattttttacatttatttattttaaaattaaacctaaaaaaatatccctgttaacattttaaaacataaattaactaggataaattatttaattaataaatttttattaagatttaaaaaataaatttattttttccattttaaaataatttcatagcTTAATCACACttacattaattatcaatagtGTTCTTACAACACTgtatatacttataataaaagacaaaaaatataattatttacataaatatatattcagTGAGCTGTTAATTTGGCtatcttaataattaatcttatttaaaaacatgacaaatattaaaaaatttatcttattcagtaaatactaatttatgtatttttttcttagcagCAGGGCCTTCAGCATCCGAACCTGCTTCGAATTTAACATCACTCAAATTAATAGTATCATCTCTATTTTTTCTCTTGCCagattttttatcttcttgtTTAATAATGACTTCTTGCTTTatcgttatttttttactaacatTAGATTTATCCGTGTCTTTATGTTTcgatttagattttttattagaaccTTCAGCGTCGGAAGCTGGttcttctttaattttcaagtttacatcaaagtttgattttttacttttactttttttacccTCACTTTCTTTTTGGGGTACTTGGGGTTCGATAAACTctttagatttagattttttagttctaactTCACCGGAGTTTCCTAGTCCCTGTAACCTTGAAGAATCTTCAACAACTGAATCGAGTTCCGATTCATTAATCGTAGAACTACCAGAAGGATCAGCaactttagatttttttcctttgtgctcttctttaattttaatgacactCATTTGCAACTCACTTGAGTTAAAAGTACTGTCATCTAATTCAGTAAATGAATCCAACTGAGAGTCATTAATCGTAGAATTACTAAGAGGATTCGCAATACCTTCGAGTaacttctttttcttcttctttttcgaTTCCTGCTTAACTATATTCGTGTCTACCtcagtattatttaaaagagTTGACTCCGACTCAATCACAGAGTTAGATTCACAcgttttcttcttcttcttctttttcttttcttctttaattctGCTAGTGTTTATCACCACAGATTCATTCACTGAATTAATCTCTTGACCTGTCTGATTCAAAAGAATTGATTCTGACTCAATTACAGAATTAATTTCAGgtactttcttctttttcttttcctTTTCCTCTTTTATCGTGCTAGTGTCTATCATCACAGAATCATTTACTAAATTCGACTCTTCAAAAGTTTGATTAGAAGAACCTAAATCTTTATCCTTGGACTTTTTAGACTTGTTCGATTTCTTAATCTCTCCATTCACAAGCTCATTGTTTTTCTCAACTTTTACAGATGACAACACAATCGGTTGATCTGGTAAATCATCATCACTGTCTGAAAATCCACCAagtatcatagaatttttcgATGCACTTGTTAAAACTTTATCTATTGCCAGCATCATACAATTCTTCTCTACTTTTTCTGAACTTTTTTCTtcctcaacaatttttttagatttcttcaattttttaggTTCCTCATTATTATTCTCTAACTCTTGAGATCTAGAATTTTTTGCTGGTGATGCTAGTGAACCATTAATTGCAGTCGGTTCAGTATTTTGAACTGTTTCCACAgtcttagattttttaattttttgttcttcaTTAACTCTGACACTTGAAGGCATCGCTTGGTcacttgataaaatattaactccAGTATAAACTTCAGAAGTATTCTCTTTAGGCTTCTTAGcctttttaacttttttagcTACAGAATCAGTTTCCTCAGATGATTGTAACTCATGTGATTGAACAACATCCTTAGTCTttgatttcttaatttttaattcaggGATAACAGGGCTTACAGATGGCTCTTGAACCCGAGAAAATCCTGGTGAGTCCAATTGCGATTCTATAATAGTAGAATTTCCTAGAGGCTTAGGTTTTTTAATCTCCTtagattttgatattttatcttttttagcTGTATCAAAATTTGGaagctcttcaaaattatcttCCAAAAATTCATAATCGGTATGTTTTTCCAATTCTTCTTCTTTATAATTCTCAGAACATATTTTGATAACTGCTTGATCGATAGATTCCGCATAATATTCCCTCAACTTTTCTAACTTGTCAATATCCTCGAGAGTTAAAACAACAGGTTCTTTTATTTTCGTGGTTCTTTTTTGAACCTTTTTCTCAACAACATTTTCACTCTCTACCTTCTCTTGGGATTCTTTCTCGACCTTTTTTCTAGGTCTTTTAACAACCGGTTTTTTGACTTTCGCCTCAGGAATTTTCGGTTCAAAATCATCATTAGGAGTGAGTAATTTTTCACGAACAAACTGACTGTGATCACGCGGAAAATCATCTTCGTCTCCCTCTTGACTACCAACCTTACTAGACTGTGATTGATTTTCCATATTCTTGATAGCACCCTCTGCCATTTTTCTCTGgctttttttcttacaatcATCCTTAAGTTTctttttgggagatttatcaaTAGATTCTTTCATCTCAGGAACTTCTGCTTCGTTATCACTCGCAGGAACTGATTCTTTAGGTGCAAAATATTGGCTGTGATCATGTGGCatgtcatcatcatcatcatcatcaccatcacTATCATTTTTCTCTTCTTGACTATAAGTTTCACGAGACTGCGATTGTACCTGGAATAGATCTTCTTGACTTCTGGTACCAATTTCTGCcttatttttcttacttttcTTTTCATCCTTGTTTTCACGTTTCTTTTGAGGAGATTTATCAACAGATTCTTTCACAGGAGTTTCTGGCTCGTCATCACTACTAGGAATTGATTCTTTATGTCCAAAATATTGGCTGTGATCACGGGGcatatcatcatcatcatcatcatcatcattttcTTCTTGACTTCCAGTTTCACGAGACTGAGATTGATTTTCTTGACTGTTAGTAACATTCTGTgtctttttattacttttcttTCCATCTTTACTCTCAAATTTCTTTTcagaaaattcattaatagaTTCTTCCACGTTAGGAGCTTTTTGTTCGTCATCACTGCTAGGAATTGGTGATTCTTTATCTCTAAAATATTGGCTGTGGTCATGTGGTacatcatcatcttcatcatcCTTTTCCTCTTTTTCTTGACTAATTATTTTGCTAGATTGCGATGATTGATCTTCGTCACTCTCAGAAATATCATGACTCGCTTTCTTTTTCTTAGTTTTCttttcaacattattttcCAGCTTAATACTATTCCTACTAGGCAACACTTGGTCATAAATGATCCTTGGCTTATCACTGCCAGTTACCGAATGACTAGGACTTGCTAACAACTCCTCTTGCATATTTCTTTGTTCTTCTTCCTCTTTAACTTGATCATCGACTTTTAATCGTTTGACTTTCGTCTGAGTCTCTTTCTTAGGACTCACACCATCATTATCATGATcgtgttttctttttttagccACCTTAATTGGTGACGCAGCAGATAAGTGTTCATTTTTTACTTGTAAAGTTTTATCAGGacttttaatcttttttttcttggcTTTACGCGTATGTTCCTCATCACTACCTTCTCCAGCAAGGAAACCATTGATGATTTTAGATTTAGAAGGTTTAGTTTCATTCTCAGACTCTTGGTATCCGCTATCACGTTCATTTCCTCCTTCTTCATTGATTTCTTCCTCAGCAAAATCCATTTGTTCATCATTTTCGGTAGTTTCACTACAaaccaaataaattatttattatcttaaatattaattattaatgtaataataaataaaatttaatattaaaataagataaattattcatcttatcttattatttatttatttattatcttaaataaataattttgtgctaaaatttgatagaaacttattgacagaaaaaaataaaaataatttagtcaCCTTGACAGCAGCTCGCCTCGAATAAATGGAACTTTGGCTTTTAAATCGACCTGGGTGACACGAAATGTTGCTTTGTCACCGACGAAAACATTATGTCCAAGCCAATACTCGTCATCTGATCGTTTTGTGATGGAAACGTTGAAAGTTTTGTGCATCAACACACCAATATAATTTGTTTCTTTCTTGTTAACAATACCTGCCGATAAAtca harbors:
- the LOC123266493 gene encoding aryl hydrocarbon receptor nuclear translocator-like protein 1 isoform X3, which encodes MLVASVIIHCTRNLLLVTSRYIIFITTVVIHKRRCTIHDQTTQTLITLTTGINRYYRIQYSSVHQHRDLEIYYLHLLFSCASVYFGDIRNGNNGIQAGEPLAPTATPATGTLSPERLDRHSSIKGPANERKNNVNTTTTTTVVQAITVSVATNISNSSITNCSVRDVKISRVDGTSGPAVPEYNQNCIEPFTHPDSCAMQTVLSPSQSHSYHHHHHHHHRHHHHHHHHREILDSHCNTPEDDCLPFTKKRKVSCQDENDLIEDTIDNNKSLRINADSKKQNHSEIEKRRRDKMNTYITELSAMIPMCHAMSRKLDKLTVLRMAVQHIKTILGAVTTYTEGHYKPAFLSEQELKTLILQAADGFLFVVGCDRGKILYVSESVSEILNYSQEDLLGQSWFDILHPKDVAKVKEQLSSSDLSPRERLIDARTMLPVKTDVPHDVSRLCPGARRSFFCRMKRKLIEKSSGCNESQIKEEMDPAIGCHRRKKQQSTDWKYCVIQCTGYLKSWGPAKLCVEEQEGESDGEAGNLSCLVAIGRVQPSLPALTSNSSRTPRLRTIEFVSRHATDGKFLFVDQRATIVLGFLPQELLGTSMYEYYHHDDIHHLAESHKAALKSSERVTTQVYRFKAKGASIVRLQSEWRSFENPWTKDVEYLIAKNSAVCIDSQENSRYETSSNVQENYDFYTQSNASLGRLISSQVEISTAASSERDRDSTQSSIGNEANDLTPFNNVLPNVSLNMTHDQGTSSEKNMLEMMGDTTISETPNPLTTDGSDEAAMAVIMSLLEADAGLGGPVDFSGLPWPLP
- the LOC123266493 gene encoding aryl hydrocarbon receptor nuclear translocator-like protein 1 isoform X2 — its product is MYGYIDESRLANEVGGLVEDPMVVEKSQSSGVTGNSVQLSQVPRLYSGDIDIAIKKDINNKDSKECNIELSELDEFLHCRGCNDNNREMVGQDMAQSYNELFHAAQEPQEFISLEELGPRITTDHHCHQTVANPGINSDQLYGDTDDGQHQSQPRTYYNLSSLPDSCASVYFGDIRNGNNGIQAGEPLAPTATPATGTLSPERLDRHSSIKGPANERKNNVNTTTTTTVVQAITVSVATNISNSSITNCSVRDVKISRVDGTSGPAVPEYNQNCIEPFTHPDSCAMQTVLSPSQSHSYHHHHHHHHRHHHHHHHHREILDSHCNTPEDDCLPFTKKRKVSCQDENDLIEDTIDNNKSLRINADSKKQNHSEIEKRRRDKMNTYITELSAMIPMCHAMSRKLDKLTVLRMAVQHIKTILGAVTTYTEGHYKPAFLSEQELKTLILQAADGFLFVVGCDRGKILYVSESVSEILNYSQEDLLGQSWFDILHPKDVAKVKEQLSSSDLSPRERLIDARTMLPVKTDVPHDVSRLCPGARRSFFCRMKRKLIEKSSGCNESQIKEEMDPAIGCHRRKKQQSTDWKYCVIQCTGYLKSWGPAKLCVEEQEGESDGEAGNLSCLVAIGRVQPSLPALTSNSSRTPRLRTIEFVSRHATDGKFLFVDQRATIVLGFLPQELLGTSMYEYYHHDDIHHLAESHKAALKSSERVTTQVYRFKAKGASIVRLQSEWRSFENPWTKDVEYLIAKNSAVCIDSQENSRYETSSNVQENYDFYTQSNASLGRLISSQVEISTAASSERDRDSTQSSIGNEANDLTPFNNVLPNVSLNMTHDQGTSSEKNMLEMMGDTTISETPNPLTTDGSDEAAMAVIMSLLEADAGLGGPVDFSGLPWPLP
- the LOC123266493 gene encoding aryl hydrocarbon receptor nuclear translocator-like protein 1 isoform X1, which codes for MYGYIDESRLANEVGGLVEDPMVVEKSQSSGVTGNSVQLSQVPRLYSGDIDIAIKKDINNKDSKECNIELSELDEFLHCRGCNDNNREMVGQDMAQSYNELFHAAQEPQEFISLEELGPRITTDHHCHQTVANPGINSDQLYGDTDDGQHQSQPRTYYNLSSLPDSCASVYFGDIRNGNNGIQAGEPLAPTATPATGTLSPERLDRHSSIKGPANERKNNVNTTTTTTVVQAITVSVATNISNSSITNCSVRDVKISRVDGTSGPAVPEYNQNCIEPFTHPDSCAMQTVLSPSQSHSYHHHHHHHHRHHHHHHHHREILDSHCNTPEDDCLPFTKKRKVSCQDENDLIEDTIDNNKSLRINADSKKQNHSEIEKRRRDKMNTYITELSAMIPMCHAMSRKLDKLTVLRMAVQHIKTILGAVTTYTEGHYKPAFLSEQELKTLILQAADGFLFVVGCDRGKILYVSESVSEILNYSQEDLLGQSWFDILHPKDVAKVKEQLSSSDLSPRERLIDARTMLPVKTDVPHDVSRLCPGARRSFFCRMKRKLIEKSSGCNESQIKEEMDPAIGCHRRKKQQSTDWKYCVIQCTGYLKSWGPAKLCVEEQEGESDGEAGNLSCLVAIGRVQPSLPALTSNSSRTPRLRTIEFVSRHATDGKFLFVDQRATIVLGFLPQELLGTSMYEYYHHDDIHHLAESHKAALKSSERVTTQVYRFKAKGASIVRLQSEWRSFENPWTKDVEYLIAKNSAVCIDSQENSRYETSSNVQENYDFYTQSNASLGRLISSQVEISTAASSERDRDSTQSSIGNEANDLTPFNNVLPNVSLNMTHDQGTSSEKNMLEMMGDTTISETPNPLTTDGSDEAAMAVIMSLLEADAGLGGPVDFSGLPWPLP